In Aspergillus luchuensis IFO 4308 DNA, chromosome 1, nearly complete sequence, the following are encoded in one genomic region:
- a CDS encoding uncharacterized protein (COG:S;~EggNog:ENOG410PZ7E) produces the protein MREVHPEDYADIQLSDFRHLMDYLITYASTDVRESVPDLQYRAPTVVRGVKICCDGEIKLHASEPFVSIDVRRSTRTNLSSIQGESNSPISALLGIPLNFWKDPSAEFHVNPPGWDATQWASSNQNVAFMMMRTNPSDPSWGWAPLYWNHDIGNVWVVREDGQDLDVREVAMMCHFARFKLQRMFEDTIDSKDSTLQDRKRVLKYITRENMRAFWEETGGGEAVRSHDDLSD, from the coding sequence ATGAGGGAGGTCCACCCAGAAGATTATGCCGATATACAGCTTTCCGACTTTCGGCATCTGATGGACTACCTTATAACGTATGCAAGCACGGATGTCAGGGAATCCGTTCCGGATCTGCAGTATCGGGCTCCCACGGTTGTTCGGGGCGTGAAGATTTGCTGCGATGGGGAGATAAAACTTCATGCATCGGAGCCGTTCGTTTCAATTGACGTGAGACGCTCAACCAGAACTAATCTCTCTTCTATCCAGGGCGAATCTAATTCGCCGATTTCCGCTCTCCTTGGCATACCGCTCAATTTCTGGAAAGACCCAAGTGCTGAATTCCACGTTAACCCGCCCGGCTGGGATGCAACACAGTGGGCAAGCAGCAATCAGAATGTGGcattcatgatgatgagaaccAATCCTTCTGATCCTTCATGGGGATGGGCTCCTCTGTATTGGAACCACGATATTGGAAATGTGTGGGTTGTCCGTGAAGACGGGCAGGATCTGGATGTGCGTGAAGTAGCGATGATGTGTCACTTCGCCAGGTTCAAGCTCCAACGAATGTTTGAGGATACGATAGACTCAAAAGACTCCACGCTTCAAGATAGGAAGCGCgttttgaaatatattacGCGCGAAAACATGCGAGCGTTTTGGGAGGagactggtggtggtgaagcgGTCCGTAGCCATGATGATCTGAGCGACTGA
- the MAP1_1 gene encoding methionine aminopeptidase 1 (COG:O;~EggNog:ENOG410PI0E;~InterPro:IPR000994,IPR002467,IPR036005,IPR001714, IPR031615;~MEROPS:MER0001342;~PFAM:PF15801,PF00557;~go_function: GO:0070006 - metalloaminopeptidase activity [Evidence IEA];~go_process: GO:0006508 - proteolysis [Evidence IEA]), translating into MTSKFVAKRRCLGDGCDNECSTLQCPTCLKLGIRGSFFCSQDCFQRSWKIHKAIHRAKQTILYNPFPSFNFTGSLRPVYPLSERRAVPTTIEHPDYWQGGIPQSAQSFYDRRAKFTVLDKAGQDAMRKVCRLAREVLDIAAAAIKPGVTTDYIDEIVHKACIERDSYPSPLNYNFFPKSVCTSLNEVICHGIPDQRVLVDGDILNIDVTLYHGGYHGDLNETYYVGEKAKADPDSVRVVETARECLDLAIELVKPGALFRAYGDVIEAHARKRDCSVIRSFCGHGINTVFHCSPSVPHYAGNKAVGAAKEGMCFTIEPMVALGTYSNMIWPDNWTAVTMDGKRTAQFEHTLLVTAGGVEVLTARLPTSPGGPVAYPVAE; encoded by the exons ATGACCTCCAAGTTTGTCGCAAAACGCAGATGTCTAGGTGACGGGTGTGACAATGAATGTAGCACGCTGCAATGTCCCACCTGTCTCAAACTAGGGATTAGAggaagcttcttctgctcacAAGATTGTTTTCAGCGTAGCTGG AAAATACACAAAGCCATCCACCGCGCAAAGC AAACTATTCTGTACAACCCCTTTCCATCATTCAACTTCACCGGCTCGCTCCGACCCGTCTACCCACTATCCGAGCGTCGCGCagtccccaccaccatcgaaCATCCAGACTACTGGCAAGGTGGCATTCCACAAAGTGCACAGTCTTTCTACGATCGGAGAGCCAAATTCACCGTCCTAGATAAGGCAGGTCAGGATGCCATGCGGAAGGTGTGTCGACTCGCTCGCGAAGTCCTAGACATTGCAGCAGCTGCCATCAAGCCTGGGGTGACAACGGATTACATTGATGAGATTGTGCACAAGGCCTGTATAGAGCGTGAT TCCTACCCCTCCCCACTAAATTacaacttcttccccaaaTCTGTCTGCACCTCCCTCAACGAAGTCATCTGCCACGGTATCCCCGACCAGCGTGTCCTGGTGGACGGTGACATCCTCAATATCGACGTCACGCTTTACCACGGCGGGTACCACGGCGATCTTAATGAGACGTACTACGTCGGagagaaggcgaaggcgGATCCCGATTCCGTCCGGGTTGTCGAAACAGCGCGGGAGTGTCTGGACCTGGCGATTGAGCTGGTCAAGCCTGGGGCATTGTTCCGGGCTTATGGGGATGTGATTGAAGCGCATGCGCGGAAGAGAGACTGCAGTGTGATTCGATCGTTCTGTGGACATGGTATCAACACAGTGTTTCATTGTTCGCCAAGTGTGCCGCATTACGCTGGAAATAAGGCCGTCGGAGCAGCGAAGGAGGGTATGTGCTTTACCATTGAGCCGATGGTGGCGCTGGGAACGTATAGTAATATGATCTGGCCGGATAATTGGACGGCGGtgacgatggatgggaagaggACGGCGCAGTTTG AGCATACGCTCCTAGTAACAGCAGGCGGAGTCGAGGTTCTGACAGCCAGACTACCAACTTCTCCAGGCGGACCAGTTGCATACCCAGTTGCAGAGTGA
- a CDS encoding putative methionine aminopeptidase, type II (COG:O;~EggNog:ENOG410PH0R;~InterPro:IPR036388,IPR000994,IPR036390,IPR002468, IPR036005,IPR001714,IPR018349;~MEROPS:MER0001728;~PFAM:PF00557;~go_function: GO:0070006 - metalloaminopeptidase activity [Evidence IEA];~go_process: GO:0006508 - proteolysis [Evidence IEA]) has protein sequence MGSKSPEGHQQTPDGSNSSELKPANPNPKPSRNGSQSADLDGGNLGDDDDDDGEANEEVEVKTFAANADKKKKRKRSKKKTKKATLPLKQSNPPRVLVSTLFPSGYPIGECVPYKDDNTSRTTDEELRYYSRLWDNGFLDEYRQAAEIHRQVRQYAQNELIKPGASLTTIAEGIEDGVRALSGHQGLEPGDGFKAGMGFPTGLCLNNVAAHWTPNPGAKDVYLDKGDVLKVDFGVHVNGRIVDSAFTVAFDHTYDNLLTAVKEATNTGIMHAGIDARVSEIGAAIQEVMESYEVEIAGKTHPVKAIRNITGHDILRYNIHGGKQVPFIKNNRPDKMEEGEVFAIETFGSTGRGVLHDDVGVYGYGRNTDVSGANLRLSSAKNLLKTIDANFGSLVFCRRYLERLGVEKYHLGMRHLIDNGIVEYYEPLVDVKGSYTAQFEHTILLHSGGKEVISRGDDY, from the exons ATGGGATCGAAAAGCCCCGAAGGCCATCAGCAGACCCCTGATG GCTCCAACTCCTCCGAGCTCAAGCCTGCCAATCCCAACCCCAAGCCTTCCCGCAATGGCTCCCAGTCGGCCGATTTGGATGGCGGAAATCtcggcgatgacgatgatgatgacggtgaaGCGAacgaagaagtggaagtgAAGACCTTCGCTGCGAATGCTG acaagaaaaagaaacgcaagaggtccaagaagaagaccaagaaagcAACCCTGCCACTCAAGCAATCGAATCCTCCCCGTGTGCTGGTTTCGACTCTCTTCCCATCGGGATATCCCATTGGGGAGTGCGTGCCTTACAAGGACGATAATACCTCTCGCACTACGGACGAAGAATTGCGTTATTATTCACGTCTTTGGGATAATGGATTCCTCGACGAGTACCGTCAAGCTGCCGAGATTCATCGTCAGGTTCGCCAGTACGCCCAGAATGAGCTCATCAAACCCGGCGCGAGTCTCACTACAATTGCTGAGGGCATTGAGGACGGGGTCCGCGCCTTGTCTGGCCACCAGGGACTTGAACCCGGAGACGGTTTCAAGGCGGGAATGGGTTTCCCTACTGGGTTGTGCTTGAACAATGTTGCAGCCCATTGGACGCCCAACCCGGGTGCCAAGGATGTATATTTGGACAAAGGTGATGTGCTGAAAGTCGACTTCGGCGTTCATGTCAACGGCCGTATTGTCGACTCGGCTTTTACTGTGGCTTTCGACCACACGTACGACAACCTCCTGACGGCTGTGAAGGAGGCGACTAATACTGGCATCATG CATGCTGGCATTGACGCCCGAGTGAGTGAAATCGGCGCGGCGATCCAGGAAGTCATGGAAAGCTACGAGGTTGAGATTGCCGGAAAGACCCATCCTGTGAAAGCCATCCGGAATATTACCGGGCACGATATTCTTCGGTATAATATTCATGGTGGCAAACAGGTCCCGttcatcaagaacaacaGGCCggacaagatggaggagggtgaagtCTTCGCCATCGAAACATTTGGAAGTACCGGCAGAGGCGTTCTCCACGATGAT GTGGGCGTCTATGGCTACGGCAGAAACACCGATGTCTCCGGTGCAAACCTGCGTCTTTCCTCTGCCAAGAATCTTCTCAAGACTATCGACGCCAATTTTGGAAGCCTTGTCTTCTGCCGTCGGTACCTTGAGCGTCTCGGGGTAGAGAAATACCATCTTGGG ATGAGACATTTGATTGATAATGGCATTGTCGAATACTATGAGCCGCTTGTTGATGTGAAGGGTTCATACACGGCTCAGTTTGAACAC ACTATCCTGCTCCACAGTGGTGGAAAGGAAGTGATTAGTCGTGGTGACGACTACTAA
- a CDS encoding uncharacterized protein (SECRETED:SignalP(1-20)) → MKLSAIFLQAKALLIATALASPLPVPEDGSIRIPVKGAPAERNDGSIRIPVKGAPAKRDDGVSRIPVKGAPEKETDGVIRIPVKGAPAKREDGSIRIPVKGAPNKPTQE, encoded by the coding sequence ATGAAGCTctcggccatcttcctccaggCAAAAGCCCTTCTCATCGCTACAGCTTTAGCAAGCCCACTTCCGGTACCCGAGGATGGCTCTATCAGAATCCCCGTCAAGGGCGCCCCGGCTGAACGTAACGACGGCTCCATCCGCATCCCTGTGAAGGGTGCTCCTGCTAAGCGGGACGACGGTGTGAGCAGGATTCCAGTCAAGGGCGCCCCAGAGAAGGAAACCGACGGCGTCATCCGGATCCCTGTCAAGGGCGCCCCAGCCAAGCGTGAGGACGGCTCCATCAGAATTCCGGTTAAGGGTGCCCCGAACAAGCCAACTCAGGAGTAG
- a CDS encoding uncharacterized protein (COG:S;~EggNog:ENOG410PT1S): MGFEYERVTNARSDPELATPKDAGDEEDEALLQPNKTNTNNNSFCPPPKHPHPFLAIWGLISLAHTLILSIIPTNTHPPTPNTCHCGNSTTEALTLGCKFDSLAAAWLPPHCRDDELTAEFERAGPNPDGSWTYYADDYHTVPMAIEEVAALADNQSARVQMTRDWHVVHCLFYWRKMFRVRDLEGVIVEPSFDHEEHIKHCIGVVLEDSWGTEARVALDT, translated from the exons ATGGGCTTCGAGTACGAACG GGTAACCAACGCCCGCTCCGATCCTGAGCTGGCAACTCCCAAGGACGcaggcgatgaagaagacgaggctCTCCTACAACCCAACAaaaccaacaccaacaacaactcgT TCTGTCCTCCTCCGaaacatcctcatcctttccTCGCCATCTGGGGTCTCATCAGCCTCGCCCACACCCTCATTCTCTCCATCATTCCCACAAATACGCACCCTCCCACCCCAAACACCTGTCACTGCGGTAACTCCACCACTGAAGCCCTCACCCTAGGGTGCAAATTTGACTCTCTAGCCGCAGCCTGGCTTCCACCACACTGCCGCGACGACGAGCTCACCGCGGAGTTTGAGCGCGCTGGGCCCAATCCCGACGGGAGCTGGACGTACTACGCAGACGATTACCACACCGTGCCCATGGCTATTGAGGAGGTTGCAGCTCTGGCGGATAATCAGTCTGCCAGAGTGCAAATGACGAGGGACTGGCATGTCGTGCATTGTTTGTTTTactggaggaagatgttccGCGTTAGGGACTTGGAAGGGGTGATTGTGGAGCCTAGCTTTGATCATGAGGAGCATATCAAGCATTGTATTGGGGTTGTGTTGGAGGATAGTTGGGGGACCGAGGCGAGGGTGGCGTTGGATACGTAG
- a CDS encoding NAD-dependent epimerase/dehydratase family protein (COG:M;~EggNog:ENOG410PPZS;~InterPro:IPR001509,IPR036291;~PFAM:PF04321,PF01073,PF13460,PF01370;~SMCOG1010:NAD-dependent epimerase/dehydratase;~antiSMASH:Cluster_1.10;~go_function: GO:0003824 - catalytic activity [Evidence IEA]) produces MSTPLQLTSFLVHIAPSRPLSRQIPYQIRQIHRRNFSSLNPTTNMKIAITGARGTVGRAVVKEASQAGHSTVQVDRTDTEYDGTPNSEMKTADTANDYEATLEAFKGCDAVIHLAAIPDPIGKDDQLVHNNNVTSAFNGFYAAAQLGIKRFCYASSVNAIGLEYATQPLRFEYFPVDEEAPPNPTDSYALAKQEAETQARTFARWFPGMKIACMRIHAVASREEAQKGHKENWEDSAVKSLWGWVSPDATARACLLSVEKAEKLNGCEIFNVVAPTTTQDTPSIELAKKYYPDTEIRRELKGNQSFFTAEKANRILGWVHEE; encoded by the coding sequence ATGTCAACTCCTCTGCAATTGACCAGTTTTTTGGTGCACATAGCTCCCTCCCGACCTCTCTCGCGGCAAATCCCATATCAGAtccgccaaatccaccgcAGGAATTTCTCCAGCCTCAATCCAACCACTAATATGAAAATCGCTATCACCGGTGCCCGCGGCACCGTAGGACGCGCTGTTGTCAAAGAAGCCTCTCAGGCCGGCCATTCCACAGTCCAGGTTGACCGAACCGATACCGAGTACGATGGAACGCCCAACTCCGAGATGAAGACCGCCGACACAGCCAATGACTACGAAGCCACGCTGGAAGCCTTCAAAGGCTGTGACGCCGTTATTCATCTTGCCGCGATACCAGACCCCATAGGAAAGGACGACCAGCTggtccacaacaacaacgttACATCTGCATTCAATGGCTTTTACGCCGCTGCGCAACTGGGAATCAAACGATTCTGCTACGCGTCGTCAGTGAACGCGATCGGTCTCGAATATGCCACGCAACCACTGAGATTCGAATACTTCCCCGTGGACGAAGAAGCACCGCCCAATCCGACAGATTCTTACGCACTGGCCAAGCAAGAAGCTGAGACCCAAGCGAGGACATTTGCGCGATGGTTCCCCGGGATGAAAATTGCATGTATGCGTATTCATGCTGTAGCGTCTCGCGAGGAGGCACAGAAAGGACACAAGGAGAATTGGGAGGACTCGGCCGTCAAAAGCTTGTGGGGATGGGTGAGCCCGGATGCGACTGCGAGAGCCTGCTTATTGTCTGTGGAGAAGGCTGAGAAACTTAATGGGTGCGAGATATTCAATGTTGTTGCTCCGACGACGACACAGGACACGCCGTCGATTGAGCTTGCGAAGAAGTATTATCCCGATACCGAGATTCGACGTGAGCTCAAAGGAAATCAGTCTTTCTTCACGGCTGAAAAGGCAAATAGGATACTTGGTTGGGTCCATGAGGAGTGA
- a CDS encoding uncharacterized protein (COG:S;~EggNog:ENOG410PXZA): MDTMGQKNYKRLYYNLLRSQENDAQVQEIPITEYPQPEISCYTTPISTVVIGQTHFKIAEYHLRPYSSLSHNSSELHISDINEDIGHTFIHFLSTGCYETLKPTDLGPENCPWAREFERSVYAYHAARRYSIFGLEEHAKRYMLTFSEEVSTRQLLKTVSKVYSELPGHDSWFESFIRDKLAAAFEKDEFSFRYRVVRDGLGSDDDFNRFLMYTTLEIYADKLTSLRETAPNGHHQTNGHAEIPSEEKGPAEEKQSTTESPDDKDESSPRYSNEPLSADDTPTVVNAVNSRPQSPIPPSTAFLASPAQNGYNWASSCSDSPPREFPAFAPSPPLIRRETVDWADPDPEPEREPSFRPETEPPTTDQKPDRELESEQTPKPEPEQKPEPEIEQRPESVLEQEPEPVPEPKPEQKPEAQPQTQPPLQPLPPPDLKRKTEPEPVIKTEPELKSVPLPKPAPGNQAAPAEQPAQPKKKNKPNSHRRKKKNAQMHAAAAQQAGPQANGSAAKP; encoded by the exons ATGGACACAATGGGCCAGAAGAACTACAAGCGGCTGTACTACAACCTCCTGCGCTCTCAGGAAAACGACGCACAAGTTCAGGAGATCCCGATAACAGAATACCCTCAGCCGGAGATAAG CTGCTACACGACACCAATTTCCACCGTTGTCATCGGTCAAACCCACTTCAAGATAGCTGAATACCACCTGCGCCCTTATTCAAGCTTATCACACAACTCATCGGAACTCCACATCAGCGACATCAACGAAGATATCGGACATACGTTCATTCACTTTCTCAGCACCGGCTGCTATGAAACACTCAAGCCCACCGATCTTGGCCCGGAGAATTGCCCTTGGGCTCGCGAATTCGAGCGCAGCGTTTATGCCTATCATGCTGCGAGGCGCTACAGCATCTTCGGACTCGAGGAACACGCTAAACGGTATATGCTGACTTTCAGTGAAGAAGTGTCAACGCGACAACTTCTGAAGACTGTTAGCAAGGTGTACTCGGAACTTCCAGGCCACGATTCATGGTTTGAGAGTTTCATCCGGGACAAGCTCGCTGCTGCTTTCGAAAAGGATGAGTTCAGCTTCCGGTACCGAGTCGTGCGCGACGGCCTGGGCTCTGATGACGATTTCAACCGATTCTTGATGTACACGACTTTGGAGATTTACGCGGATAAACTGACTTCGCTGCGAGAAACCGCACCGAACGGACACCACCAGACCAACGGCCATGCAGAAATCCCTTCTGAGGAGAAAGGTCCTGCTGAAGAAAAGCAGTCGACCACCGAATCTCCGGATGATAAGGATGAGAGCTCGCCACGGTATTCCAATGAGCCGCTTTCCGCAGATGACACACCAACTGTCGTAAATGCTGTGAACTCACGGCCCCAATCGCCGATCCCACCTTCAACGGCTTTCTTAGCCTCTCCGGCCCAGAATGGATACAATTGGGCGTCATCTTGCAGTGATTCTCCCCCCAGGGAGTTTCCGGCATTTGCTCCTTCGCCCCCTTTGATTAGGCGAGAGACTGTAGACTGGGCAGATCCGgatccagagccagagcGAGAACCAAGCTTTCGGCCAGAGACGGAGCCGCCAACTACAGATCAAAAGCCAGATCGGGAGCTTGAGTCAGAGCAAACGCCAAAGCCAGAGCCCGAGCAGAAGCCAGAGCCGGAGATAGAGCAAAGGCCTGAGTCGGTGCTGGAACAAGAGCCAGAGCCCGTACCGGAGCCAAAGCCCGAGCAAAAGCCCGAGGCGCAGCCGCAGACACAGCCTCCATtgcaacccctccctccaccggATCTCAAACGAAAGACAGAACCCGAGCCCGTGATCAAAACGGAGCCAGAGTTAAAGTCAGTACCACTCCCGAAGCCGGCGCCTGGAAATCAGGCAGCACCGGCAGAGCAGCCCGCTCAGcctaaaaaaaagaacaagcccAACTCAcacagaaggaagaagaagaacgcccAAATGCATGCAGCGGCTGCTCAGCAAGCTGGGCCACAAGCCAACGGGTCGGCCGCGAAGCCATAA
- a CDS encoding uncharacterized protein (COG:Z;~EggNog:ENOG410PPAP;~InterPro:IPR040632,IPR027417;~PFAM:PF17784;~TransMembrane:1 (o240-260i)) — protein MRLIVASCSRTGTLGLHEALEMLGYTPYHMIDLMLKGRKPHIKAFTEGILAHNNRFSGIKRYETPDLDRWIGSFDCLMEIPSYIGLRALAGYIEDPYVKFIVTERSPDKWVKSFNKTIGEAIMAGHKFPLNILRRFHSEVGQFFNLAEVMYWAYSDGTNPGHPNNEAALRKNYVEYIREVKETLPKDRLLVVRLEDGLGWEEICPFLDVPIPEEKYPRGNEPDKFHKIIEDYLEPKLKAAMINLGTFVVTVAGIGGYLGWRYYRGH, from the exons ATGCGGCTCATTGTagccagctgcagcag AACGGGTACTCTGGGTCTCCACGAAGCCCTGGAAATGCTTGGATATACACCATATCATATGATTGACCTGATGCTCAAGGGTAGGAAGCCTCACATCAAGGCTTTCACAGAGGGCATCCTAGCTCATAATAATCGATTCTCTGGTATCAAGAGATATGAGACGCCAGACCTTGATCGATGGATAGGAAGTTTCGAC TGCTTGATGGAAATACCAAGCTATATTGGACTCCGAGCTCTGGCGGGTTATATTGAAGACCCATACGTCAAATTCATCGTGACTGAGCGCTCGCCTGACAAATGGGTCAAGTCGTTCAACAAGACAATTGGAGAAGCGATCATGGCAGGCCACAAATTTCCACTGAACATTTTGAGGCGCTTTCACTCGGAAGTGGGTCAGTTTTTCAATCTGGCCGAGGTAATGTACTGGGCATATTCTGACGGCACAAACCCCGGCCATCCGAACAACGAGGCGGCTCTTCGAAAGAACTATGTCGAATA CATCCGGGAAGTGAAGGAAACACTACCAAAGGATAGACTTCTTGTGGTCCGACTTGAGGATGGACTGGGCTGGGAGGAGATCTGTCCATTCTTAGACGTGCCCATTCCCGAAGAAAAGTACCCTCGAGGCAATGAGCCAGACAAGTTCCATAAGATCATTGAAGATTATCTGGAGCCAAAATTGAAGGCTGCAATGATCAATCTAGGCACATTTGTAGTCACAGTCGCCGGGATAGGTGGCTACTTGGGTTGGAGGTATTATCGCGGCCATTAG
- a CDS encoding uncharacterized protein (COG:S;~EggNog:ENOG410PVGK;~InterPro:IPR039020;~TransMembrane:7 (o35-55i67-84o90-110i122-141o153-173i209-227o239-262i)), with amino-acid sequence MPSFTLASQTPHLIIQPSDAALSPPESYLFVQDGLIISCGILYAFCYIFCMIRTYSDRTYPSASAKGIQFMSLTLAYELFYAVVTTTTTFELIAFLAWFLLDVGFVAVAIWRAHEKRDRAWLVRRIVGFVLAGMGVLKGLTMLWPDEREQVTAYWTGILLQMPIGWICLATLWKEWNTKGHSLEIWYAVRNCLLAFYTAMRDADGDTRLMRYLGCYTAYGVFFWRYWNVPQNWEYVASVWSTGIILWTLLPETVYPFVYVWVHRTSKVKGE; translated from the coding sequence ATGCCCTCGTTTACCCTCGCCAGCCAAACTCCTCATCTGATAATACAGCCTTCCGACGCTGCTCTCTCCCCACCTGAGAGCTACCTGTTCGTTCAGGATGGTCTTATAATTAGTTGTGGAATTCTCTACGCCTTCTGTTACATATTTTGCATGATTCGCACGTACAGTGACCGGACATACCCGTCTGCGTCAGCTAAGGGGATCCAATTCATGAGTCTGACACTTGCCTACGAACTCTTCTACGCGGTGGtgaccacaaccaccacctttgAGCTCATTGCATTCCTGGCTTGGTTTCTCCTTGATGTAGGATTTGTCGCAGTGGCAATCTGGCGAGCACACGAAAAGCGCGACCGGGCGTGGTTAGTACGGAGAATAGTAGGCTTCGTACTGGCGGGCATGGGCGTGCTGAAAGGGTTGACGATGCTGTGGCCCGATGAAAGGGAGCAGGTCACAGCATACTGGACGGGAATTCTGCTACAGATGCCGATCGGCTGGATCTGTTTGGCGACGCTGTGGAAGGAGTGGAATACGAAAGGTCATTCGTTGGAAATCTGGTATGCGGTTCGCAATTGCCTGCTTGCGTTTTACACCGCTATGAGAGATGCTGACGGGGATACTAGGCTCATGCGATACTTGGGCTGCTATACAGCCTACGGGGTTTTCTTCTGGAGGTATTGGAATGTGCCACAAAACTGGGAATATGTGGCGTCGGTGTGGAGTACAGGGATTATCTTGTGGACACTGCTGCCTGAAACGGTCTATCCGTTTGTATACGTTTGGGTGCATCGCACATCCAAAGTGAAAGGCGAGTAG
- a CDS encoding uncharacterized protein (COG:S;~EggNog:ENOG410PX97) — translation MSSEKSNLQGEHIARVVWAAHILAYLTKGRSQVQVEKIEDDVASDTDSEIETEVAVDDETDTATAIAVALSASRDSVLRKFLDCICQLLSPSKGWEGVTAASMRESSGSVSVDVARNDGFGSDCGSFDPATLEYCRMLEEYLTSCVSTEEPNIAANSMTEFEAA, via the exons ATGTCATCCGAAAAGTCTAACCTTCAAGGAGAGCATATCGCACGAGTTGTCTGGGCAGCGCATATTCTCGCCTATCTTACTAAGGGAAGAAGCCAGGTGCAGGTCGAGAAGATCGAAGATGACGTTGCCAGTGATACGGACAGTGAAATTGAGACTGAAGTGGCAGTTGACGACGAGACGGACACTGCGACAGCAATAGCTGTAGCTCTATCTGCGTCGAGAGATTCTGTGTTGCGGAAGTTCCTGGACTGCATTTGCCAGCTTCTATCGCCGTCAaaggggtgggaaggggttACTGCAGCTTCAATGCGCGAAAGCAGCGGCAGTGTTTCTGTGGACGTTGCGCGGAATGATGGATTCGGTTCGGATTGCGGTAGCTTTGATCCTGCAACACTCGAGTATTGTCGGATGCTGGAAGAGTATTTAACCTCTTGTGTCAGTACTGAAG AGCCAAATATCGCAGCAAATTCCATGACGGAATTTGAGGCCGCTTGA